One Methanomicrobia archaeon genomic region harbors:
- a CDS encoding glycoside hydrolase family 15 protein — protein sequence MNEKITKLIGVTQDIIRDCALENGGIVAANSTKNGYPKAAKNYFYVWPRDAAFACIAADVLGLENVQENFFNWCLKRAEGFTENGLFYEKYYPNGLKALPQFQPDQTGTVLFAVWNHYKEDISGASKFHELVELAGNGICNAWDKDHFTLVTNDLWEERYCFPDLNENFSYSLAACIKGLRCAHEVIPDRKWIETANEMKKRLDIHFMDYFIRSYGKISDRRIDASAIGLVYPFEVYEADDPRIVATINEIEKRLVNNGGVHRYEHDEYDGWMYELLHRKKGAGAWPLLNFWMVIYYSIKGDKDRAENYYYWVLEKINDGDCRIPEQLFENELQVSVSPLLWSHSMFVVASKQLDTLTTP from the coding sequence ATGAACGAAAAAATAACAAAACTAATAGGAGTGACACAGGATATAATCAGAGACTGCGCATTAGAAAATGGTGGTATTGTAGCTGCTAATTCAACAAAAAATGGATATCCAAAAGCAGCTAAAAACTACTTCTATGTCTGGCCACGTGATGCCGCATTTGCCTGTATTGCCGCGGATGTGCTGGGCCTTGAGAACGTCCAGGAAAATTTCTTCAACTGGTGTTTGAAGCGAGCGGAAGGGTTCACAGAAAACGGCTTGTTCTATGAGAAATACTATCCGAACGGATTAAAAGCGTTACCACAATTCCAACCAGACCAGACCGGTACGGTATTGTTTGCTGTATGGAACCATTATAAAGAGGATATATCTGGGGCATCAAAGTTCCATGAGCTCGTTGAACTCGCCGGCAACGGCATCTGTAACGCGTGGGATAAAGATCACTTCACCCTGGTTACGAATGACCTGTGGGAGGAGCGATATTGCTTTCCTGATCTCAACGAAAACTTTTCGTATTCGCTTGCCGCATGCATCAAAGGTCTCAGATGTGCACATGAAGTGATTCCAGACAGAAAATGGATTGAGACTGCGAATGAAATGAAAAAACGTCTGGATATCCATTTCATGGACTATTTCATCCGATCGTATGGTAAGATATCTGATAGAAGGATCGATGCTTCTGCAATTGGGTTAGTTTATCCGTTTGAGGTGTATGAGGCAGATGATCCGAGAATTGTTGCCACAATAAACGAGATCGAGAAAAGACTGGTTAATAATGGTGGAGTACACCGCTATGAACATGATGAGTATGACGGCTGGATGTATGAACTGCTGCACAGGAAAAAGGGCGCAGGTGCATGGCCGCTTCTGAATTTCTGGATGGTTATTTATTATTCGATTAAAGGCGATAAAGATCGTGCTGAGAACTATTATTACTGGGTATTAGAAAAAATTAACGATGGTGATTGCCGCATACCTGAGCAGCTATTTGAAAATGAACTCCAGGTGTCGGTCTCGCCGTTACTGTGGTCGCATTCCATGTTCGTAGTGGCCTCTAAACAGCTGGATACACTTACCACACCATAA
- a CDS encoding SdpI family protein has product MPPAQGENRGRNSGFIGIRTPWTLSSDTVWMKIQQRGAKLFKLAGAIAILGVFVPAYAIPFIIVPVLLVAMYTIVYSYWLYREGLRRGGM; this is encoded by the coding sequence ATGCCACCCGCACAAGGCGAAAACCGGGGTCGCAATTCCGGGTTCATCGGGATCAGAACGCCATGGACTTTGAGCAGCGATACCGTGTGGATGAAGATACAGCAGCGCGGCGCTAAACTGTTCAAGCTCGCGGGCGCTATTGCCATACTGGGTGTTTTCGTGCCGGCCTACGCTATCCCCTTCATCATCGTGCCTGTGCTCCTCGTGGCAATGTACACCATTGTCTATTCCTATTGGCTGTATCGGGAGGGGCTGCGGCGTGGAGGTATGTGA
- a CDS encoding DUF4258 domain-containing protein, protein MRNEVRRNMTHARIQELIKERKVLITDHAWDAIDERGIEVHELVAVLVNGEIIEDYRNDKPCPSYLTLGFVGPRPIHVLVALCKEHIRIITAYEPNPERWINSRLRNKGGK, encoded by the coding sequence GTGCGGAACGAAGTTAGGAGGAATATGACACACGCCAGAATCCAAGAGCTAATCAAGGAACGGAAGGTCTTAATCACAGATCACGCATGGGATGCGATAGACGAACGAGGAATAGAAGTGCATGAACTCGTAGCGGTCCTCGTAAACGGCGAAATAATCGAGGATTATCGGAATGATAAACCATGCCCCAGTTATTTAACCCTTGGCTTTGTCGGTCCAAGACCTATCCACGTGCTTGTGGCTTTATGTAAAGAACATATAAGAATAATAACGGCCTATGAACCGAATCCTGAAAGATGGATTAACTCCAGATTACGGAATAAAGGAGGTAAATGA
- a CDS encoding type II toxin-antitoxin system MqsA family antitoxin: MNRILKDGLTPDYGIKEVNETMEPCSLCGGELEEKKVEVIKKADGKVVVIKEVPALVCQQCGERYFSIDTVEHVNQILKEVSEQKVKLQKIRAGELDFKAVAL, from the coding sequence ATGAACCGAATCCTGAAAGATGGATTAACTCCAGATTACGGAATAAAGGAGGTAAATGAAACAATGGAGCCTTGTAGCCTTTGCGGTGGAGAATTGGAAGAGAAAAAGGTTGAAGTCATTAAAAAAGCAGACGGGAAAGTAGTGGTAATAAAAGAAGTCCCTGCGTTGGTTTGCCAGCAGTGTGGAGAACGATATTTCTCGATAGATACTGTGGAACACGTCAATCAAATTTTAAAGGAAGTGAGCGAGCAGAAAGTCAAACTGCAAAAAATTCGCGCGGGCGAGCTTGATTTTAAAGCCGTTGCACTTTAA
- a CDS encoding SdpI family protein, translating into MRKSVLVVWLLVLFAFALSIAVYPQMPEQIASHWNARGEVDGYMTNFWGLFLLPLLLAGVVLLFLTVPRIDPLRANIAAFRPYYGGFIVVFCLFMLLIHLQIILWNSGLEISPNLTLRIGCGLLFYYIGIMLEHAKRNWFIGIRTPWTLSSDTVWTQTHQRGANLFKLAGAIAILGVFVPAYAILFIIVPVLFVTVYTVAYSYWVYREEQRRGRR; encoded by the coding sequence ATGCGAAAAAGCGTACTGGTGGTATGGCTGCTCGTGCTGTTCGCGTTCGCGCTCAGCATCGCAGTCTATCCGCAGATGCCTGAGCAGATAGCCTCGCACTGGAACGCGCGCGGCGAGGTTGACGGCTACATGACGAATTTCTGGGGCCTGTTCTTGCTCCCGCTGCTGCTCGCGGGTGTCGTGCTCCTCTTCCTGACGGTACCGCGTATCGATCCGTTGAGAGCGAACATAGCAGCGTTTCGGCCCTATTACGGCGGCTTTATCGTGGTCTTCTGCCTCTTTATGCTCCTGATACACCTGCAGATCATCCTGTGGAACAGCGGCCTCGAGATCAGTCCCAACCTGACGCTCCGCATCGGCTGCGGGCTGCTCTTCTACTATATCGGGATCATGCTCGAGCACGCGAAGCGGAACTGGTTCATCGGGATCCGGACGCCATGGACGCTGAGCAGCGATACCGTATGGACGCAAACGCATCAGCGCGGCGCGAACCTGTTCAAGCTCGCGGGCGCTATTGCCATACTGGGTGTTTTCGTGCCGGCCTACGCTATCCTCTTCATCATCGTGCCCGTGCTCTTCGTCACGGTATACACCGTTGCCTATTCGTATTGGGTGTATCGTGAGGAGCAGCGGCGTGGACGTCGGTAG
- a CDS encoding EVE domain-containing protein, whose product MGITLAQILNLVGLLKDEGDAKERFRTFLKDNVKDVGQLRDYIYECLRSSGDQYNRALQDLVNHLATFLGFDSVFGRYHGITGEIGFDGLWKSPTGFFIVAEVKTSEAYAIKTAPLLGYIDALISDNQIPDREHALGLYVVGRPDADLRQLEHAIIAEKRSHQLRTISVESLLSLADLYNEYDVSHEDVLAVLKPSLANVDPVVDMMARLVAQRPPPPEDKKEQPEEEEEIPAERSYWLTPVRSDEEQTADEVIESLVKEEHIYAFGERTPGRRNIKPGDLICFYSTGKGVVAHAQVASLPEYKVHPKVHHSDKYPWVFRVKDAHLYLDDPVIIDAALRGQLDAFKGREDKAWAWFVQATRRVSEHDFRLLTQR is encoded by the coding sequence ATGGGTATTACCTTAGCGCAAATCTTAAACCTCGTAGGCCTGTTGAAGGATGAGGGAGACGCAAAAGAACGGTTCAGAACATTCCTTAAAGACAACGTCAAGGATGTAGGCCAACTACGAGACTATATATATGAATGCCTGAGAAGTTCAGGCGATCAATATAACCGTGCTCTGCAGGATTTGGTGAATCATCTAGCTACTTTTCTCGGCTTCGATTCAGTTTTCGGTAGATACCACGGAATAACAGGAGAAATTGGATTCGACGGGCTATGGAAATCGCCCACCGGTTTTTTTATCGTTGCTGAAGTCAAGACGAGTGAAGCATACGCCATCAAGACCGCGCCACTCCTTGGGTACATAGATGCTTTGATTTCCGATAATCAGATACCAGATCGTGAGCATGCGTTGGGTCTTTACGTAGTTGGACGTCCTGACGCAGACCTGAGACAACTGGAGCATGCGATCATTGCTGAGAAGAGATCACATCAGCTCCGTACAATATCTGTCGAGTCCCTTCTATCGCTCGCCGACCTGTATAACGAGTATGATGTTAGCCACGAAGACGTTCTTGCAGTGCTCAAACCTTCCTTGGCGAATGTGGATCCTGTTGTTGATATGATGGCACGGCTCGTTGCGCAGCGACCGCCCCCGCCCGAAGATAAAAAAGAACAACCAGAAGAAGAAGAAGAAATTCCTGCTGAACGGTCATATTGGCTTACGCCTGTTAGAAGCGATGAAGAGCAAACTGCCGATGAGGTTATCGAAAGCCTTGTGAAAGAAGAGCATATTTATGCGTTCGGCGAGCGTACGCCTGGTCGACGAAATATAAAGCCAGGAGATCTTATCTGCTTTTATTCGACAGGTAAGGGAGTCGTTGCTCACGCTCAGGTTGCTTCGCTACCCGAATACAAGGTGCACCCCAAGGTTCACCATTCGGATAAGTATCCCTGGGTATTTCGTGTTAAAGATGCGCATCTCTACTTAGATGACCCTGTTATCATTGACGCAGCCTTAAGGGGCCAGTTAGATGCGTTTAAAGGTCGAGAGGACAAAGCATGGGCGTGGTTCGTCCAAGCGACGCGAAGAGTAAGCGAGCATGATTTTCGATTGCTAACACAGCGATAA
- a CDS encoding restriction endonuclease subunit R has protein sequence MSKTNLVNSLIKDVKERLTLDGKNRVFNEGEKLRPDFMKEPAEAEAFTREFVIDKIFTALDLEKLPEKSFDTPGSHRSVDYLIKSDRGKFLVEAKPLNADLIKGKDSGVNQIQGLFRLVEVKENYNFGVATNGLHWVFIDKNGEIVSNLQLETQFDQIKDFLAGKEKVVSPKTEEEISKKFYGWYNALLHGGRYKDHENKTRTISEADCLVNNVIGVKDLEEREQIAQVVTNRLIFIKFLQSKGIIGEDILSFLTKAEEYELMPKLRQLFFSVLNTPNDQREDIIEQFKDVPYLNGSLFTHIEVEKKHVDYKIKAEILREIIRFLDSFRFVHKEQLDNVYSIDPEILGYIFERAMTATDRKGTGAYYTPKFVTKYISEHTIYPFILDRANEILRTEKGYRETELLKDLEELFILPATTLKELWNKVILKIKVLDNACGSGAFLLAAANILFELNRRIDDKLQLGNSDIALKKLILINNLYGVDINPNGIEIAKLRLWLWLVDSYEPNKVEALPNIDYNLCVGNSLIGYMDVSEFRGSELTLTAWLLDEEKTTLETLLLERNDLIQEYKRAEGDEAKELSESINRYDERISTLLNANLHRQFRERNIPITREEFLRLNPFHWGFEFYEVFDLEKPKEKRGFDVVIGNPPYVRQESLGELKRHFKDQYTVYHGVADLYVYFIERSLSSLNDNGIFSYIVANKWMRANYGTPLRKWLKRQCIEELIDFGDLPVFQATTYPCIIRISKNTPKPTFAKTEVKTLNFTSLDEYVNKHEFAVNRTGLDDSGWSLVDEKTQALLKKIRLKGVPLGDYVNGRIYYGIKTGLNEAFVIDAATRDKLIQEDPRSEELIKPFLVGRDIKRYQPPKSERYLIFTRRGVDIDRYPALKRHLLQFKERLMPKPKDWKGEKWPGRKPGDYKWYEIQDTVDYYIEFEKPKIIYPNICKKPEFVLDENNWYTNQKCFIIAKPDKYLLGILNSYLTYFLFKSILPKLRGDFYEPSYVIFKDFPIRTIDFSVPADKSLHEKLVTLVEHMLRLHEQLSKARTEPDKAALQQQIEETDRQIDKLVYKLYDLTSDEIAVIEESCLR, from the coding sequence ATGAGCAAAACAAATCTTGTTAATTCTCTGATAAAGGATGTTAAGGAACGGTTGACACTGGACGGCAAGAACAGAGTGTTTAACGAAGGAGAGAAACTCCGTCCAGACTTCATGAAAGAACCAGCAGAGGCTGAGGCATTCACACGCGAATTCGTGATTGATAAGATTTTCACGGCGCTAGATTTGGAGAAATTACCAGAAAAATCCTTTGATACCCCTGGCAGCCATCGCAGCGTAGATTACCTGATCAAAAGCGACAGAGGCAAGTTCCTTGTTGAGGCGAAGCCACTGAATGCCGACTTGATAAAAGGCAAAGATAGCGGCGTCAATCAAATACAAGGCCTGTTCAGACTCGTCGAAGTGAAAGAAAATTATAATTTTGGTGTGGCGACAAACGGCTTGCACTGGGTCTTTATTGACAAGAATGGCGAAATAGTGAGCAATCTGCAATTAGAAACGCAGTTTGACCAGATCAAGGATTTTCTGGCCGGTAAAGAGAAGGTCGTTTCGCCAAAGACCGAAGAAGAGATCAGCAAGAAGTTCTACGGCTGGTATAACGCGCTGTTACATGGTGGTCGCTACAAGGATCACGAGAACAAAACCAGGACAATATCTGAAGCGGATTGTTTGGTAAACAATGTCATCGGCGTAAAGGACTTGGAAGAGCGGGAGCAGATAGCGCAGGTTGTAACGAACCGATTGATTTTCATCAAGTTCTTACAATCGAAAGGAATTATTGGAGAGGATATCCTTAGTTTTCTTACTAAAGCTGAAGAATACGAACTCATGCCTAAATTGCGACAGTTATTTTTTAGCGTTCTTAATACGCCGAACGATCAACGAGAAGATATTATTGAGCAGTTTAAAGATGTCCCGTACCTAAATGGTAGCCTGTTCACCCATATTGAAGTAGAAAAGAAGCATGTAGATTATAAAATCAAAGCTGAAATTTTGAGGGAGATAATAAGATTCTTAGACAGCTTCAGGTTCGTCCATAAGGAGCAGTTAGACAACGTTTATTCGATTGATCCGGAAATCCTGGGCTATATCTTTGAACGTGCGATGACTGCCACAGATAGGAAGGGCACCGGCGCGTATTACACGCCCAAGTTTGTAACGAAATACATCTCAGAGCATACAATCTATCCGTTCATACTGGATAGAGCAAATGAGATCCTCAGGACCGAAAAAGGTTATCGAGAGACCGAATTACTGAAAGACCTCGAAGAGTTGTTTATTCTCCCAGCTACGACCTTGAAAGAGCTTTGGAACAAGGTCATCCTGAAAATAAAAGTTTTGGACAACGCCTGTGGCTCAGGGGCTTTCTTACTTGCCGCGGCGAATATCCTTTTCGAGTTGAACAGACGGATAGATGATAAATTACAGCTGGGAAACTCAGACATCGCATTGAAGAAGTTGATTTTAATCAACAATCTTTATGGTGTGGATATCAATCCGAACGGCATCGAGATCGCCAAATTACGACTCTGGCTCTGGCTTGTCGATTCCTACGAACCCAATAAAGTCGAAGCATTGCCCAATATCGACTACAATCTTTGCGTCGGGAACAGTTTAATCGGGTACATGGATGTAAGCGAGTTCAGAGGCTCGGAACTCACGCTTACGGCATGGCTCCTGGATGAAGAGAAAACCACATTGGAGACTCTGCTTCTAGAAAGGAACGACTTGATACAGGAATACAAAAGGGCTGAAGGTGATGAAGCAAAAGAACTGAGTGAGTCTATAAATCGATACGATGAGCGAATAAGCACACTGCTTAATGCCAATCTTCATCGACAATTTCGAGAGCGCAATATACCAATAACCAGGGAGGAGTTTTTACGATTAAACCCGTTCCACTGGGGTTTTGAGTTCTACGAGGTCTTTGATCTAGAGAAGCCGAAAGAAAAGCGCGGGTTTGATGTCGTCATCGGTAATCCGCCATACGTGCGACAGGAGTCACTTGGTGAGCTGAAAAGGCATTTTAAGGATCAATACACGGTTTATCACGGTGTCGCTGATCTTTACGTCTATTTCATCGAGCGAAGTCTTTCATCACTGAATGATAATGGAATCTTCTCGTACATCGTCGCGAACAAATGGATGCGTGCGAACTACGGCACGCCGCTGCGAAAATGGCTGAAACGGCAGTGTATCGAGGAGCTTATCGACTTTGGCGACCTGCCGGTCTTCCAGGCAACGACCTACCCCTGCATCATCCGCATCTCGAAGAATACGCCGAAGCCGACCTTTGCCAAGACAGAAGTGAAAACGCTCAATTTTACCAGCCTTGATGAGTACGTTAACAAGCACGAATTTGCGGTAAACCGAACGGGATTAGACGATTCCGGCTGGTCGTTAGTGGACGAAAAGACGCAAGCGCTCCTGAAAAAGATACGTCTCAAAGGAGTGCCGCTGGGCGATTACGTCAACGGGAGAATTTATTACGGCATAAAAACGGGTCTCAACGAGGCGTTTGTGATCGATGCCGCGACGCGAGACAAACTGATTCAGGAAGATCCTAGGAGTGAGGAGTTGATTAAGCCTTTTTTGGTTGGTAGGGATATTAAGCGCTATCAGCCACCGAAAAGCGAGCGGTATTTGATATTTACTCGTCGTGGTGTGGATATTGACCGATATCCTGCTTTAAAACGGCACCTTCTCCAATTTAAAGAGCGACTGATGCCAAAACCAAAAGACTGGAAAGGCGAAAAGTGGCCAGGCCGTAAACCCGGCGATTATAAGTGGTATGAAATTCAGGATACGGTGGATTATTACATTGAGTTTGAAAAGCCGAAAATTATTTATCCCAATATCTGTAAAAAACCGGAATTCGTTTTGGATGAAAATAATTGGTACACGAATCAAAAGTGCTTTATCATTGCAAAGCCCGATAAGTATTTATTAGGAATTCTAAACAGTTATCTTACTTATTTTCTTTTTAAATCGATTCTCCCAAAATTAAGAGGTGACTTTTACGAGCCGAGCTATGTGATATTTAAAGATTTCCCTATAAGAACAATCGACTTCTCAGTTCCTGCAGATAAATCCCTACACGAGAAACTGGTTACGTTAGTGGAGCATATGCTTAGGCTTCACGAGCAATTGTCCAAAGCAAGGACAGAGCCGGATAAAGCGGCACTGCAACAGCAGATCGAGGAAACAGATCGGCAAATAGATAAGCTGGTCTACAAGCTGTACGATCTCACTTCGGACGAAATAGCCGTTATTGAAGAGAGTTGTTTGAGGTAG
- a CDS encoding YbhB/YbcL family Raf kinase inhibitor-like protein has protein sequence MSVALVGVALLAGCVGDKEGVPTPTTTPSPAAAPVQLQLSSPEFVNGARIPVRFTCDGNDINPALRIENVPAGTKSLALVLEDPDAPRGTWVHWIVYNIPVTLWIDEDTVPGTQGTNDYGVQQYRGPCPPSGTPHRYVFKLYALDTELDLGASVNKAALELAMQGHILDTAELSGSYSRLSGAARTTATRTLDQSA, from the coding sequence ATGTCGGTAGCTCTTGTTGGTGTAGCGCTGCTTGCGGGCTGCGTTGGAGACAAGGAGGGTGTACCAACACCAACAACAACGCCGTCACCTGCGGCAGCACCGGTGCAGCTGCAGTTATCGAGTCCCGAGTTCGTGAACGGTGCGCGGATTCCCGTGCGATTCACGTGTGACGGGAACGATATCAACCCCGCGCTCAGGATCGAGAACGTACCGGCGGGAACGAAGAGCCTGGCGCTCGTACTCGAAGACCCGGATGCACCGCGCGGCACGTGGGTCCACTGGATCGTCTATAACATTCCGGTGACCCTGTGGATCGACGAAGATACTGTTCCGGGCACGCAGGGCACGAATGATTACGGCGTGCAGCAGTACCGGGGGCCCTGTCCACCATCAGGCACGCCGCACCGGTACGTCTTCAAACTATACGCGCTGGATACCGAGCTGGATCTGGGCGCGAGCGTTAACAAGGCCGCGCTTGAACTGGCCATGCAGGGCCATATTCTCGACACTGCCGAGCTGAGCGGCTCCTATTCACGCCTAAGTGGTGCAGCCCGAACCACTGCTACACGCACACTTGATCAGTCCGCTTGA
- the mutS gene encoding DNA mismatch repair protein MutS codes for MTTASELTPMMQQYYEIKSKYRDALLLFRVGDFYETFGEDAKIAARELNITLTATGRGKGAARKTPMAGVPYHAVTPYIKQLIKKGYKVAICEQITDAASGEVERREVVRLITPGTVIEDTLLEERVSNYLMCVNLLEGLVGIAIVDVSTGEFAVTEFTDDETHTSLVTEIERVRPAEIIMPDSLVLEPVLDQELATISRYDDYYFAFNTAFTTLINHFGVISLDGFGCGELKAGISAAGAVIAYLRDTQKRVLAHIKPLKTFFVSDYMVLDSVSIRNLELFHNIRDGTARGTLVSVLDKTLTGMGSRLLKKNLQFPLLDTTEIQRRQDAVRELYDDILLRESLKDVFRETHDIERIVSRISYGNANARDMIALKRSLQHGETLQSILKKCRAAKSKDALRALKSPAYSEVVAMIEQSIQEEPPLTVKEGGVIKPGFNPELDELRTIKHEGRQWLADFEEQEKLCTGIKSLKVGYNKVFGYYVEVRKTWSEKVPESYIRKQTLSDAERYITEDLKEYEAKALSAEERIKELEYELFEQVRKAVARHAKQIQEAANAIAELDMLVAFADVAAENSYCCPTVTESDEIVITGGRHPVVEKQVREGFVPNDVRIGGAVRLMIITGPNMSGKSTFMRQVALIVLMAQLGSFVPAADAKIGVVDRIFTRVGAYDDLSMGQSSFMVEMSETANILNNATARSLIVLDEIGRGTSTLDGVSIAWAVAEYVSERIQAKTLFATHFYELTELADLLEGVHCYNVSIKEVADEVFFIRKVVEGRGSKSYGIQVAKLAGLPAAVISSARQVLQRMEHEAERAGTGAEERAPAPLVEKEIMVQEHPVLEELKTINIEQISPIEALNLLHEVQKKLCGYP; via the coding sequence ATGACCACCGCCTCTGAGCTGACCCCGATGATGCAGCAGTACTACGAGATCAAGTCGAAGTACCGCGACGCGCTCCTGCTCTTCCGGGTCGGTGACTTCTACGAGACTTTCGGTGAGGACGCTAAAATCGCCGCACGCGAGCTGAACATCACCTTGACCGCAACGGGCCGTGGCAAGGGCGCGGCCCGGAAAACGCCCATGGCCGGTGTGCCGTACCACGCCGTCACCCCGTACATCAAGCAGCTGATCAAGAAGGGGTATAAGGTCGCGATCTGCGAGCAGATCACGGATGCCGCGAGCGGCGAGGTCGAACGGCGCGAGGTCGTGCGGCTCATTACGCCCGGGACGGTCATTGAGGACACGCTGCTCGAGGAGCGGGTCAGTAACTACCTGATGTGTGTGAACCTGCTCGAAGGGCTCGTTGGGATCGCGATCGTGGACGTCTCCACTGGCGAGTTCGCCGTTACCGAATTCACAGACGATGAGACGCACACGTCACTGGTGACGGAGATCGAGCGTGTGCGACCCGCGGAGATCATCATGCCCGATTCGCTCGTGCTCGAGCCCGTGCTCGACCAGGAGCTCGCTACTATCTCACGGTATGACGATTACTATTTCGCGTTCAATACCGCGTTTACCACCCTGATCAACCATTTCGGGGTCATCTCGCTCGACGGCTTCGGCTGCGGCGAGCTCAAGGCCGGCATCTCCGCTGCGGGCGCGGTCATCGCGTATCTCCGTGATACGCAGAAACGGGTGCTCGCGCATATCAAACCGCTCAAGACCTTCTTCGTCTCTGACTATATGGTGCTCGATAGCGTCTCGATACGCAACCTCGAGCTCTTTCATAATATCCGCGACGGTACAGCTCGGGGCACGCTCGTGAGCGTGTTGGACAAAACACTGACTGGTATGGGCTCGAGGCTGCTGAAGAAGAACCTGCAGTTCCCGCTGCTCGATACGACCGAGATACAGCGGCGGCAGGATGCGGTACGTGAATTATATGACGACATCCTGCTCCGGGAATCGCTCAAGGACGTCTTCCGGGAGACCCACGATATCGAGCGGATCGTCAGCCGGATCTCGTACGGTAATGCGAATGCACGCGATATGATCGCGCTCAAGCGCTCGTTACAGCACGGTGAAACACTCCAGAGCATCCTGAAGAAGTGCCGCGCGGCAAAGAGCAAAGATGCGCTGCGTGCCCTGAAGTCGCCCGCCTACTCGGAGGTCGTTGCGATGATCGAGCAGAGCATCCAGGAGGAGCCGCCGCTCACCGTAAAGGAGGGCGGCGTGATCAAGCCGGGGTTCAATCCCGAGCTGGACGAGCTGCGGACGATCAAGCACGAAGGCCGGCAGTGGCTCGCGGACTTCGAGGAGCAGGAGAAACTGTGTACCGGGATCAAATCGCTCAAGGTGGGCTATAATAAGGTCTTCGGGTATTACGTCGAGGTGCGGAAGACCTGGTCGGAGAAGGTGCCTGAGTCCTATATCAGGAAGCAGACGCTGAGTGATGCGGAACGGTACATCACGGAGGACCTGAAGGAGTACGAGGCGAAGGCCCTGAGCGCGGAGGAGCGGATAAAGGAGCTCGAGTACGAGCTGTTCGAGCAGGTGCGGAAAGCGGTCGCGCGACATGCCAAGCAGATCCAGGAAGCGGCAAATGCGATCGCGGAGCTGGATATGCTCGTCGCCTTCGCGGACGTCGCGGCCGAGAACAGCTACTGCTGCCCCACCGTCACCGAGAGCGACGAGATCGTCATAACGGGTGGTAGGCACCCGGTCGTTGAGAAGCAGGTACGGGAAGGGTTCGTGCCGAATGACGTCCGCATCGGCGGGGCTGTCCGTCTGATGATTATCACGGGTCCGAACATGAGCGGCAAGTCCACCTTCATGCGGCAGGTCGCGTTGATCGTGCTGATGGCGCAGCTCGGGTCGTTCGTGCCCGCAGCGGACGCGAAGATCGGGGTCGTCGATCGTATCTTCACCCGCGTCGGTGCCTACGACGACCTCTCGATGGGCCAGAGCTCGTTCATGGTCGAGATGAGCGAGACGGCCAATATCCTCAATAATGCGACCGCACGCAGCCTGATCGTGCTCGATGAGATCGGCCGCGGCACGAGCACGCTCGACGGCGTCAGTATCGCATGGGCGGTCGCGGAATACGTCTCTGAGCGCATCCAGGCGAAGACGCTCTTCGCTACACATTTCTACGAGCTCACCGAGCTGGCCGATCTGCTCGAGGGCGTGCATTGCTACAACGTCTCGATCAAGGAGGTCGCCGATGAGGTATTCTTCATTCGCAAGGTGGTCGAAGGCCGCGGCTCCAAGAGCTACGGGATTCAGGTTGCGAAGCTCGCCGGGCTGCCCGCTGCTGTTATCAGCTCCGCCAGGCAGGTGCTGCAGCGTATGGAGCACGAAGCGGAACGGGCAGGCACCGGCGCTGAAGAGCGCGCCCCCGCGCCGCTGGTGGAGAAAGAGATCATGGTGCAGGAGCATCCGGTGCTCGAGGAGCTGAAGACGATCAATATCGAGCAGATCTCGCCCATTGAGGCGCTTAATCTGCTCCATGAGGTGCAGAAGAAGCTATGTGGATACCCGTAA